From Nitrospinota bacterium:
TGGGCTCCGCGATTGAAAGTGCCGTGCCGGAAGGATCCTGCTGTGATTAATACTTCGATTATATTGGCGTATTACCGTACCTCGACAAGGCCGTAGGATAACTTAAAGGCGGGCGCAGGGAGACATTGATTATGAAGGCGCTCCCCAACAAGCACACGCCGGGAGGACTTGAACCATGAAAGAGAAGAATCGAGCAATTGTGTTATTGGCCATCGGCGCACTGCTACTTGCGACAGGATGCGCGGGGCGAGAGTTCACCACGACTGAAAAGACGACGTTGGGAGGCGCCGCCCTCGGAGCTGGCGCGGGGGCACTCATCGGGAGCGCTTCGGGCCATGCT
This genomic window contains:
- a CDS encoding cell envelope biogenesis protein OmpA, which gives rise to MKEKNRAIVLLAIGALLLATGCAGREFTTTEKTTLGGAALGAGAGALIGSASGHA